In one Lolium rigidum isolate FL_2022 chromosome 3, APGP_CSIRO_Lrig_0.1, whole genome shotgun sequence genomic region, the following are encoded:
- the LOC124699415 gene encoding dirigent protein 21-like, translating to MAGAKALLLLLLCAAATTLLTPPPAAAADDGLTKIKLYWHDVLAGKSPTAIRIAQAASSNSSSTFFGAVVAIDDPLTTTPAVTGSAKSKDEVGRAQGTYTFADQTTFGLLMNMNFVFTAGDYKGSSLSIYGRNEVLSAVREMGIVGGAGKFRMARGYVEARTMDSGNSGETVVEYTVYVKTAASA from the coding sequence ATGGCCGGCGCCAAGGcattgctcctcctcctcctctgcgcggCAGCGACGACGCTGCTGACCCCAcctcctgcggcggcggcggacgacgggCTGACCAAGATCAAGCTGTACTGGCACGACGTGCTGGCGGGGAAGAGCCCGACGGCGATCCGGATCGCGCAGGCGGCGTCCAGCAACAGCTCCTCCACCTTCTTCGGCGCGGTGGTGGCCATTGACGACCCGCTCACCACCACCCCCGCCGTCACGGGCTCCGCCAAGTCCAAGGACGAGGTGGGCCGCGCGCAGGGCACCTACACCTTCGCCGACCAGACCACCTTCGGCCTCCTCATGAACATGAACTTCGTCTTCACCGCTGGCGACTACAAGGGCAGCAGCCTCTCCATCTACGGCCGGAACGAGGTGCTCTCCGCCGTCAGGGAGATGGGCATCGTCGGGGGCGCCGGCAAGTTCCGCATGGCGCGCGGGTACGTTGAGGCCCGTACCATGGACTCCGGCAACTCCGGCGAGACCGTCGTCGAGTACACCGTCTACGTCAAGACAGCCGCTTCGGCGTAG
- the LOC124699414 gene encoding dirigent protein 21-like codes for MAAKASLLLLLFAAAAMLPAPASAADDGVTKFKVYFHDVLAGKSPTAIRIAEAAATKGSSTFFGAMVAIDDPLTTTPAATGSAKSKDEVGRAQGTYTFADQATFGLLMNMNFVFTAGDYKGSSLTIYGRNEVLSAVREMSIVGGTGKFRMARGYVQASTVDNGAGETVVEYTVYVNPAASA; via the coding sequence ATGGCCGCCAAggcatccctcctcctcctcctgttcGCAGCGGCGGCGATGCTGCCGGCCCCGGCTTCCGCGGCGGACGACGGCGTGACCAAGTTCAAGGTGTACTTCCACGACGTGCTGGCGGGGAAGAGCCCCACGGCGATCCGGATCGCGGAGGCGGCGGCCACCAAGGGCTCCTCCACCTTCTTCGGCGCGATGGTGGCCATCGACGACCCGCTCACCACCACCCCCGCCGCCACCGGCTCCGCCAAGTCCAAGGACGAGGTGGGCCGCGCGCAGGGCACCTACACCTTCGCCGACCAGGCCACCTTCGGCCTCCTCATGAACATGAACTTCGTCTTCACCGCCGGGGACTACAAGGGCAGCAGCCTCACCATCTACGGCCGGAACGAGGTGTTGTCGGCGGTCAGGGAGATGAGCATCGTCGGCGGGACCGGCAAGTTCCGGATGGCGCGCGGGTACGTCCAGGCCAGCACCGTCGACAACGGCGCCGGCGAGACCGTCGTCGAGTACACCGTCTACGTCAACCCCGCCGCTTCGGCGTAG
- the LOC124699416 gene encoding NAC domain-containing protein 23-like, with the protein MEASKFGFGRSMPPAFKFDPTDADIVAYYLLPRALDLPNPYARAIIEDDPRSAPPWEILQMYGDVDHVFFFGPATDPSRNAGRRSRTVKGGVWQGQKGVEETVTLVRPGGGEVSIRYKRYDLSFYLTNGRSSTGYVMHEYEILSPPLPATVLTRIKVTGKLKKQRAAAAEQQVPDPAQPGPSYKFDDAYGGGIVHDGGYYTTPLQYELPLVQYDDYCISIPDQPGASYNYDAAAMDGEGCAEAQASTSYAGGMVENAGSYFDPSGDVPECGADYSNYYAEYQQWQCQQDRSNQCQAGDAAVVSGGGEQQAGGNSDNGSVVGTETSVSTSSLCDGAVDLYDASFYNMLVCDDDGFKCKQADEPHY; encoded by the coding sequence ATGGAAGCCTCCAAGTTCGGGTTCGGCCGGAGCATGCCGCCGGCATTCAAGTTCGACCCCACTGACGCCGACATCGTCGCCTACTACCTCCTCCCCCGCGCGCTCGACCTCCCCAACCCTTACGCGCGCGCCATCATCGAGGACGATCCCCGCAGCGCCCCGCCGTGGGAGATCCTGCAGATGTACGGCGACGTCGACCACGTCTTCTTCTTCGGCCCGGCCACGGACCCGTCCCGCAACGCCGGCCGCAGGAGCCGCACCGTCAAGGGCGGCGTGTGGCAGGGGCAGAAGGGGGTCGAGGAAACCGTCACCCTGGTCcgccccggcggcggcgaggtcagCATCAGGTACAAGCGCTACGATCTCTCCTTCTACCTCACCAACGGCAGGAGCAGCACCGGCTACGTCATGCACGAGTACGAGATCCTCTCGCCGCCGCTCCCCGCCACCGTGCTCACCCGCATCAAGGTCACCGGGAAGCTCAAGAAGcagcgggccgccgccgccgaacaaCAAGTCCCAGACCCTGCGCAGCCGGGCCCGAGCTACAAGTTCGATGACGCCTATGGCGGTGGCATCGTCCATGACGGCGGCTACTACACTACTCCTCTCCAGTATGAGCTCCCTTTGGTCCAGTACGACGATTACTGCATCTCGATCCCAGACCAGCCGGGCGCGAGCTACAACTACGATGCCGCCGCGATGGACGGCGAGGGATGCGCCGAGGCGCAAGCCAGTACTTCCTATGCCGGCGGGATGGTGGAGAATGCCGGCTCCTACTTTGATCCTTCCGGCGACGTCCCTGAGTGTGGCGCCGACTACAGCAACTACTACGCCGAGTACCAGCAGTGGCAATGTCAGCAGGACCGGAGCAACCAATGCCAGGCCGGAGATGCCGCCGTGgtgtccggcggcggcgagcaacAAGCCGGTGGCAACAGCGATAACGGTAGTGTCGTCGGAACCGAGACGAGTGTCTCAACATCTTCGCTATGCGACGGGGCGGTGGACTTGTACGACGCCAGCTTCTACAACATGTTGGTCTGCGACGACGACGGCTTCAAGTGCAAGCAGGCTGATGAACCACATTACTGA